Proteins from one Streptomyces sp. NBC_00390 genomic window:
- a CDS encoding DUF6458 family protein — MGLGGCIILIAAGAILTFATDWEVEGANLDVIGMILMAVGLIGVATFTSIAKRRRVIVPPSTPVVDDQRNQHPYT, encoded by the coding sequence ATGGGTCTGGGCGGATGCATCATCCTGATCGCCGCCGGGGCGATCCTCACGTTCGCCACCGACTGGGAGGTGGAGGGAGCCAACCTCGATGTCATCGGCATGATTCTGATGGCCGTCGGTCTCATAGGTGTCGCCACCTTCACCAGCATCGCCAAACGGCGGCGCGTCATCGTGCCCCCGTCGACGCCCGTCGTCGATGACCAGCGGAATCAGCACCCCTACACCTGA
- a CDS encoding methylmalonyl-CoA mutase family protein, which yields MTVLPDDGFSLAAEFPDATHEQWQRLVEGVLRKTGKDAQGSAAEDVLSTALEDGLVARPLYTTRDNAEGSGFPGFAPFTRGGKPEGAAVSGWDVRQRHDRSDPVRTNEAVLNDLENGAASVWLAVGEAGVPVDGIGTALDGVYLDLAPVVLDAGSEFAAAAKELLRLYEERGIAPEAALGSLGADPLGHAARTGRYGNLAADLASATELAVLCDRTYPGVRAIAVDALPYHEAGASAAQELGCSLASGVTWLRELTAAGLSVEAACGQLEFRYAASADQFLTIAKLRAARRLWSRVAEVCGAEPAAGAQRQHAVTSAVMMTRRDPWVNMLRTTVASLAAGVGGAGAVTVLPFDHALGLPDAFARRIARNTSTILLEESHLGRVIDPAGGSWYVEQLTDELAHAAWQWFLEIEQAGGQSAALQSGLIAQRLGATWESRSKNLAKRREPVTGVSEFPLLAQTPVERDPAPALPGGGLPRVRRDEAFEALRSRSDAHLAATGTRPRVFLAALGPAAAHTARVTFAANLFQAGGIEPVHEPVSVDAASAAQAFKDSGAAVACICSSDALYAEQAGPVAEALKSAGAQRVFLAGRPGEQRETYERAGVDEFVVAGGDAVAVLTSVLDRIGVA from the coding sequence ATGACGGTCCTCCCCGATGACGGGTTTTCTTTGGCCGCCGAGTTCCCGGATGCGACCCATGAACAGTGGCAGCGCCTGGTCGAAGGCGTGCTGCGCAAGACAGGTAAGGACGCCCAGGGCTCGGCGGCCGAGGATGTACTCTCCACGGCTCTCGAGGACGGGCTCGTCGCCCGTCCCCTGTACACCACTCGTGACAACGCCGAAGGCTCCGGTTTCCCCGGTTTCGCCCCCTTCACCCGGGGCGGCAAACCCGAGGGCGCCGCGGTGTCCGGCTGGGACGTGCGCCAGCGCCATGACCGGTCGGATCCGGTGCGCACCAACGAAGCGGTGCTGAACGACCTGGAGAACGGGGCCGCCTCGGTGTGGCTGGCCGTCGGCGAGGCCGGCGTGCCCGTCGACGGGATCGGCACCGCCCTCGACGGTGTGTATCTCGACCTGGCTCCGGTCGTGCTCGACGCGGGCAGCGAATTCGCCGCGGCCGCCAAGGAGTTGCTGCGCCTGTACGAGGAGCGTGGCATCGCGCCCGAGGCCGCGCTCGGCAGTCTCGGCGCGGACCCCCTGGGCCATGCCGCGCGCACCGGCCGGTACGGGAACCTTGCGGCGGATCTGGCCTCGGCCACAGAGCTGGCCGTGCTGTGCGACCGCACCTACCCGGGCGTCCGGGCCATCGCGGTCGACGCCCTGCCGTACCACGAGGCCGGTGCCTCGGCCGCCCAGGAGCTGGGCTGCTCGCTGGCGAGCGGTGTGACCTGGCTGCGCGAGCTGACCGCGGCCGGTCTGAGCGTGGAGGCGGCCTGCGGACAGCTGGAGTTCCGGTACGCGGCGAGCGCCGACCAGTTCCTGACGATCGCGAAGCTGCGCGCGGCGCGCCGGCTGTGGTCCCGGGTCGCCGAGGTGTGCGGCGCCGAGCCGGCCGCCGGTGCCCAGCGCCAGCACGCGGTGACATCGGCGGTGATGATGACCCGCCGCGACCCCTGGGTGAACATGCTGCGCACCACGGTGGCCTCGCTGGCCGCGGGTGTGGGCGGCGCCGGCGCGGTGACCGTGCTGCCCTTCGACCACGCGCTGGGGTTGCCGGACGCGTTCGCCCGCCGGATCGCCCGCAACACCTCGACGATCCTGCTCGAGGAGTCGCATCTGGGCCGTGTCATCGACCCGGCGGGCGGCTCCTGGTACGTGGAGCAGCTGACCGACGAACTCGCGCACGCGGCCTGGCAGTGGTTCCTGGAGATCGAGCAGGCGGGCGGTCAGTCGGCGGCGCTGCAGAGCGGTCTGATCGCGCAACGGCTCGGCGCCACGTGGGAGAGCCGCAGCAAGAACCTGGCCAAGCGCCGCGAACCGGTCACGGGCGTCAGCGAGTTCCCGTTGCTGGCCCAGACGCCGGTGGAGCGCGACCCCGCCCCGGCGCTGCCGGGCGGAGGCCTGCCCAGGGTGCGCCGGGACGAGGCGTTCGAGGCACTGCGGTCCCGCTCGGACGCGCATCTGGCCGCGACCGGGACCCGGCCGCGGGTGTTCCTTGCCGCGCTGGGGCCGGCGGCCGCGCACACCGCGCGGGTGACGTTCGCCGCCAATCTGTTCCAGGCCGGCGGCATCGAGCCGGTGCACGAACCGGTCTCCGTGGATGCGGCGAGTGCCGCGCAGGCGTTCAAGGACAGCGGGGCCGCGGTGGCGTGCATCTGCTCCAGCGACGCGCTGTACGCGGAGCAGGCCGGGCCGGTCGCCGAGGCCCTGAAGTCGGCGGGCGCGCAGCGGGTGTTCCTCGCCGGGCGTCCCGGCGAGCAGCGAGAGACGTACGAAAGAGCCGGGGTCGACGAGTTCGTCGTCGCGGGCGGCGACGCGGTCGCCGTGCTGACCTCGGTCCTCGACCGGATCGGAGTGGCGTGA